The following proteins are co-located in the Microcoleus sp. bin38.metabat.b11b12b14.051 genome:
- a CDS encoding IMS domain-containing protein: protein MLIPLDYYRILGLPIQATAEQLQQAHRDRTLQLPRREYSEVAIVARKQLIDEACAVLSDSDGRKAYDASFLAKTYDRESEAAIAAKQRSKTSAWPATVLQDDPEETVPAESNALDAAPDPHTPSIEIDDNQFVGALLVLQELGEYELVQKLGRPYLNNGSIAIDEGRFGDPQLVRPDIVLTVALACLELGREQWQQGQYQNAAKSLDAGQELLLRESLFPSVRGEMQTDIYKLRPYNILELLSLPEEKVSERRQGLQILREMLEERGGIDGSGDDRSGLGIEDFLRFVQQLRKHLTSSEQQTLFEAEAGRPSAVATYLSVYTLLAQGFATRQPSMIRRAKLMLMQLGRRQDVHLEKAVCSLLLGQTEEASRSLELSSEKEPLAFIREHSQDSPDLLPGLCLYAEHWLQEEVFPHFRDLANQSVSLKDYFAAPKVQAYLEALPSDAETANEWVVVQPRSGKPQARLQPPGDRPPTPPQPPAAKQAASTVTLTPVPADSTSASSGAKYQATAAGTGAASTVSLPAAAAVPPASTAKHRRRPHTTGRSGAIGQGLTGSFADRARTVGTQISAFVKSLPPNKLALLVVAGVLSLLIFWWILSLFASAMQALSGPSLQGEQARVSLDAPPVEIPAPAAAPEPSAPAPVSGAITDQAAGQIVQSWLSAKAAALGPNHAVEELQQVLTEPALSRWQLMAEAQQKNNAHQRYVHKLEVKGVKTNPTNPDRAEVEAQVSEKAETFDRDQLVTSRNENLRIRYDLIRQDGQWRIMDWQVMK, encoded by the coding sequence GTGCTCATTCCACTAGATTACTACCGGATTTTGGGTCTACCGATTCAAGCTACTGCCGAACAGTTGCAGCAGGCTCATCGCGATCGCACTTTACAGCTTCCACGCCGGGAGTATTCCGAAGTTGCGATCGTCGCCCGCAAACAATTGATCGATGAAGCCTGCGCCGTTCTGTCAGACTCAGACGGGCGCAAAGCTTATGATGCCAGTTTTTTAGCCAAAACTTACGATCGAGAGTCGGAAGCAGCAATTGCAGCCAAGCAGAGGTCGAAAACCTCAGCTTGGCCGGCCACAGTTTTGCAAGACGACCCGGAGGAAACCGTTCCGGCCGAGTCCAATGCCTTAGACGCTGCTCCTGACCCCCACACTCCAAGTATTGAAATCGATGACAACCAATTCGTAGGAGCCCTGCTCGTACTGCAAGAACTGGGGGAATACGAACTCGTACAGAAGCTGGGTCGCCCGTATCTCAACAATGGCAGCATCGCGATCGACGAAGGCCGCTTCGGCGACCCCCAGCTCGTGCGGCCAGACATAGTTTTAACCGTAGCCTTGGCCTGCCTAGAACTCGGCCGCGAACAGTGGCAGCAAGGTCAATACCAAAATGCGGCAAAATCACTAGACGCAGGTCAAGAACTACTGCTGCGCGAAAGCTTATTTCCAAGCGTGAGGGGTGAAATGCAAACCGATATATACAAACTCCGTCCGTACAACATTTTAGAATTACTATCGCTCCCTGAAGAAAAAGTCTCCGAGCGCCGTCAGGGACTGCAAATCCTGCGAGAAATGCTCGAAGAACGGGGCGGTATCGATGGCTCGGGGGACGATCGATCGGGTTTAGGCATAGAAGACTTCCTCCGCTTCGTCCAGCAACTGCGCAAACACCTAACCAGCAGCGAGCAGCAGACCCTATTTGAAGCCGAAGCCGGCCGCCCCTCCGCAGTCGCCACTTACCTCTCGGTCTACACCCTGTTAGCCCAAGGATTTGCCACCAGACAGCCTTCGATGATCCGTCGCGCCAAGCTGATGTTGATGCAGCTCGGCCGCCGCCAAGACGTTCACCTAGAAAAAGCCGTGTGTTCCCTGCTGCTGGGCCAAACAGAAGAAGCCAGCAGATCCCTCGAACTCAGTTCGGAAAAAGAACCCCTCGCTTTTATTCGCGAACATTCCCAAGATTCTCCCGATTTGTTGCCGGGACTCTGCTTGTACGCCGAACACTGGCTGCAAGAAGAAGTGTTTCCTCACTTCCGCGACTTGGCAAACCAGTCAGTTTCTTTGAAAGATTATTTTGCCGCTCCGAAAGTCCAAGCTTACCTAGAAGCTTTGCCGTCGGACGCAGAAACCGCCAACGAATGGGTCGTCGTGCAACCCCGATCGGGCAAACCCCAAGCACGACTGCAACCACCGGGCGATCGCCCACCCACACCTCCACAGCCACCCGCAGCCAAACAGGCCGCCAGTACCGTCACCTTGACCCCCGTACCGGCAGATAGCACCAGCGCGTCTTCCGGCGCGAAATACCAGGCAACGGCGGCAGGAACAGGGGCTGCTTCCACCGTCTCTCTCCCGGCTGCGGCGGCAGTACCCCCAGCCTCGACCGCGAAACACCGCAGGCGACCCCATACGACGGGGCGCAGCGGAGCGATCGGTCAGGGGCTAACAGGCTCTTTTGCCGATCGGGCGCGCACCGTAGGAACCCAAATTTCCGCCTTCGTCAAGTCCCTACCACCAAACAAGCTGGCTTTGCTTGTCGTCGCAGGTGTCCTGAGCCTGTTAATTTTCTGGTGGATACTCAGTCTGTTCGCCAGTGCCATGCAAGCCCTCTCAGGCCCATCCCTGCAAGGAGAACAAGCTCGCGTCAGCCTGGATGCACCGCCCGTAGAAATCCCCGCACCAGCAGCGGCCCCAGAACCCAGCGCCCCCGCCCCAGTGTCGGGAGCAATCACTGACCAAGCAGCAGGACAAATAGTGCAAAGCTGGCTGTCGGCGAAAGCAGCGGCTTTGGGGCCTAACCACGCTGTCGAAGAATTACAGCAAGTTCTCACAGAACCGGCTTTGTCTCGCTGGCAATTGATGGCAGAGGCTCAACAAAAAAACAACGCCCACCAGCGTTACGTCCACAAGCTAGAAGTTAAAGGAGTTAAAACGAATCCAACTAATCCCGATCGCGCCGAAGTAGAAGCCCAAGTCAGCGAAAAAGCCGAAACTTTCGATCGCGATCAGCTAGTTACTTCCCGCAACGAAAACCTCCGCATCCGCTACGACTTAATCCGCCAAGACGGACAATGGCGGATTATGGATTGGCAAGTGATGAAGTAA
- a CDS encoding glycosyltransferase family 4 protein: MQIIVEGWRFIAHSYCVANQFQLLEMMKRPRGKIELFHRDMPYIDAAWETKISLFDRPNEALLRSIPSPALNQSADVTLRMHCPWDFAASSSAETWVFAATEWGIITRSVLDAIGVRSIVQTPVNSEVKIITPSAWSKAGLIRSGIEGDRIAVVPLGVDPQIYYPAAGDRRQSLRESFGWSNYFIFLNIGGQTNRKGIRPLLKAFAAVVDKYPHARLVLKGSELLYPSRDEIAEACRVVLGDAERARVLPRLIYTGSQLSFAQIAEFYQAADVYVSPYLAEGFNLPVLEAAASGLPIICTAGGPTDDFTRSDFARRIESKFTAVAIEGETLFILAPEWEHLTDLMQSAIEHPEIAANARVAGPGFVADHFSWRRGVDRLLEVIGKDKKSEEKSIFEPIIL, translated from the coding sequence TTGCAGATTATTGTTGAAGGGTGGCGTTTTATCGCTCATTCCTATTGCGTAGCGAATCAATTTCAACTCCTAGAAATGATGAAGCGCCCGCGAGGAAAAATAGAACTTTTCCACCGGGATATGCCCTACATAGATGCCGCTTGGGAAACGAAAATTAGTTTGTTCGATCGCCCAAATGAAGCATTACTCCGCAGCATTCCGAGTCCTGCGCTAAATCAGTCAGCCGACGTGACGCTGCGAATGCACTGCCCGTGGGACTTTGCAGCATCCAGCAGCGCCGAAACCTGGGTGTTTGCAGCCACAGAATGGGGGATTATTACCCGTAGTGTATTAGATGCGATCGGCGTGAGGTCGATCGTCCAAACCCCGGTTAATTCTGAAGTAAAAATTATTACACCTTCGGCGTGGTCAAAAGCGGGCTTAATCCGCAGCGGTATTGAGGGCGATCGCATCGCCGTAGTACCTTTGGGAGTCGATCCTCAGATTTATTATCCCGCTGCGGGCGATCGGCGTCAATCGCTCAGGGAAAGCTTCGGCTGGTCAAACTATTTTATATTTTTAAACATCGGCGGACAAACCAATCGCAAAGGCATTCGCCCTTTATTAAAAGCCTTCGCTGCGGTAGTTGACAAATATCCCCATGCGAGATTAGTTTTAAAAGGTTCAGAACTGCTTTATCCCTCCAGAGATGAGATTGCCGAAGCCTGCCGAGTTGTGCTGGGCGATGCTGAAAGAGCGAGGGTTTTACCGAGATTAATTTATACTGGTAGTCAGTTATCTTTTGCTCAAATAGCTGAGTTTTACCAAGCAGCGGATGTTTATGTTTCTCCGTATTTGGCGGAAGGTTTTAACCTGCCGGTGTTAGAGGCTGCGGCTTCCGGTTTGCCGATAATCTGCACTGCGGGCGGGCCTACGGATGATTTTACGCGATCGGACTTTGCACGGAGGATCGAGAGTAAATTTACGGCTGTGGCGATCGAGGGCGAAACCTTATTTATCTTAGCTCCTGAGTGGGAGCATTTGACTGATTTGATGCAAAGTGCGATCGAGCATCCTGAAATAGCTGCAAATGCTAGGGTTGCGGGCCCGGGTTTTGTGGCTGATCACTTTTCTTGGAGGCGTGGAGTCGATCGATTGCTTGAGGTGATTGGAAAGGATAAAAAGAGTGAGGAGAAATCTATTTTTGAGCCAATAATTTTGTAG
- the cas2 gene encoding CRISPR-associated endonuclease Cas2 — translation MFVLVCYDISEDNRRTKIHKILKSYGEWKQYSVFHCDVTDTQYARMRQRLGRVIKSDEDSVLFHFLCACCQGKIERIGGRAPLDTTIFMV, via the coding sequence ATGTTTGTTCTGGTTTGCTACGATATATCAGAGGACAATCGTCGCACTAAGATTCACAAGATTCTCAAGTCTTATGGGGAATGGAAGCAGTATTCGGTGTTTCATTGCGATGTGACGGATACTCAGTATGCCCGGATGCGTCAACGTCTGGGCCGGGTGATTAAGTCTGATGAGGATAGTGTCCTGTTTCATTTTTTGTGCGCTTGCTGTCAGGGCAAGATCGAGCGGATTGGCGGCAGGGCACCGCTGGATACTACGATCTTTATGGTGTGA
- the cas1d gene encoding type I-D CRISPR-associated endonuclease Cas1d, producing the protein MGTVYVTQADAFIGKIDERLTVKADKKTLLDVPLIRIDGVVVLGRATVSPAVVVELLEHHIPLSFLTANGRYLGRLEPEMTKNIFVRKAQWKAAGESEQAVHLVRGFVRGKLKNYRNTLLECQRKYTQQDFEKPIAQLKEVIGSVDKTSNINSLRGLEGAGSATYFGCFNRLIRVPEFSFEVRRRRPPTDPVNSLLSLGYSLLRHDVQSAVNIIGFDPYLGYLHFERYGRPSLALDLMEEFRPLVVDAVVLAAINLQKISPSDFTVEPLSGAVSLTKEGLHNFLRLYEQKKQSKFKHPVMGKLCTYQEAFEIQGRLMAKYLMGEVDKYPPLFLK; encoded by the coding sequence ATGGGAACAGTTTACGTCACGCAAGCAGATGCTTTTATCGGCAAAATAGATGAACGTCTTACCGTTAAAGCTGATAAGAAAACTCTCTTGGACGTGCCATTAATTAGAATTGACGGTGTTGTTGTATTGGGACGTGCTACGGTTTCTCCTGCTGTTGTTGTGGAATTGTTGGAACATCACATTCCTTTAAGTTTTCTGACGGCAAACGGACGCTATTTAGGGAGGTTGGAACCGGAAATGACTAAGAATATTTTTGTGCGGAAAGCTCAGTGGAAAGCCGCAGGTGAATCGGAACAAGCGGTACATTTAGTCAGGGGGTTTGTACGCGGGAAGCTAAAAAATTATCGCAATACTTTGTTAGAGTGCCAGCGCAAATATACTCAACAAGATTTTGAAAAGCCGATCGCACAATTGAAAGAAGTAATCGGATCGGTTGATAAAACTTCAAATATTAATTCGCTGCGAGGATTAGAAGGAGCGGGTAGTGCGACTTATTTTGGCTGTTTCAATCGGCTGATTCGGGTGCCGGAATTTAGCTTTGAAGTTCGCCGTCGCCGCCCGCCTACTGACCCGGTAAACTCTCTGTTGAGTTTGGGATATTCTCTGCTGCGGCACGATGTTCAAAGTGCAGTGAATATTATTGGGTTCGATCCGTATTTGGGATATTTGCATTTTGAGCGCTACGGGCGTCCTTCTTTAGCACTGGACTTGATGGAAGAATTTCGACCTTTGGTAGTTGATGCTGTGGTGTTGGCGGCGATCAATTTGCAGAAAATTTCACCCAGCGATTTTACAGTAGAACCGTTGAGTGGTGCGGTTTCTTTAACAAAGGAAGGGCTGCACAATTTTTTGCGGCTTTACGAGCAGAAGAAACAGTCAAAGTTCAAGCATCCAGTTATGGGAAAGCTGTGTACCTATCAAGAAGCATTTGAAATTCAAGGGCGGCTGATGGCTAAGTATTTGATGGGTGAAGTTGACAAGTATCCACCTTTGTTTTTGAAATAG
- the cas4 gene encoding CRISPR-associated protein Cas4 codes for MNDSDDYISIASLNQYSYCPHRCWRMFCAGEFADNQYTIEGTTLHDRVHTMGEMNRDETWQVRAIWLKSERYKLIGKSDLIESENGELYPVEYKRGRKGEWDNDELQVCAQALCLEEMTGKSIATGYVYYAQSHQRQKVEISEVLREEAVATIEKVAALLRSGNIPLPVYTARCSGCSLSSQCLPQAASKVNRYQEAS; via the coding sequence ATGAATGATAGTGATGATTACATTTCGATCGCATCCTTGAACCAATACTCTTACTGTCCTCACCGCTGCTGGCGGATGTTTTGCGCGGGAGAATTTGCGGATAACCAGTATACCATAGAAGGGACGACTTTGCACGATCGCGTTCACACTATGGGCGAGATGAATCGCGATGAAACTTGGCAGGTACGCGCGATTTGGCTGAAGTCGGAACGCTACAAGCTGATTGGTAAATCCGACTTGATTGAATCGGAGAATGGTGAGTTGTATCCGGTTGAGTACAAGCGGGGGCGCAAGGGGGAATGGGATAATGATGAGTTGCAAGTGTGCGCGCAAGCCTTGTGTTTGGAAGAGATGACGGGGAAAAGTATTGCGACTGGATATGTGTATTACGCGCAGTCGCACCAGCGGCAAAAAGTGGAGATTTCTGAGGTGTTGAGGGAAGAGGCAGTGGCGACTATTGAAAAAGTCGCTGCTCTTTTGCGATCGGGAAATATACCGTTACCAGTTTACACCGCTCGGTGTTCGGGATGCAGTCTTTCTTCCCAATGCCTGCCCCAAGCTGCTAGCAAAGTCAATCGCTATCAAGAAGCAAGTTAA
- the cas6 gene encoding CRISPR-associated endoribonuclease Cas6, whose protein sequence is MPHSLVLNLLPLSPISPGYLTGRHLHALFLTLASSVDKELGDYLHEAAADKAFTLSPLQTKKCPFKKHHYLQWEHTEPIPEHTPCWWRISLLDDSLFGKLTHLWLNLNPSKPWHLGPTDLLITKILGTPQLDRPWANACDYSQLYEQASETNRLIAFSLATPTAFRQGKFDSVLPTRECVFNSLLSRWNKYSGIEFLPLVLDSVFSSFINIKTEALTNYHSNFVGIVGEVSYRILGDVKPSAIKQINALADYALYCGVGRKTPMGMGMTRRIFIK, encoded by the coding sequence ATGCCACACAGCCTAGTCCTCAACCTCCTCCCCCTCTCCCCAATATCCCCCGGATACCTAACGGGAAGACACCTGCACGCCCTCTTCCTCACCCTCGCGAGTTCCGTTGACAAAGAACTCGGCGACTACCTCCACGAAGCCGCAGCAGATAAAGCCTTCACCCTCAGCCCTTTACAAACTAAAAAATGCCCTTTCAAAAAACACCATTACCTGCAATGGGAACACACAGAACCTATTCCCGAACATACTCCATGTTGGTGGCGAATTAGTCTCCTGGATGACTCTTTGTTCGGCAAATTAACTCACCTGTGGCTGAATCTCAATCCGTCGAAGCCGTGGCATTTGGGCCCCACTGATTTGTTGATTACTAAGATTCTAGGAACGCCACAACTCGATCGCCCTTGGGCTAATGCTTGCGATTACTCTCAATTGTACGAACAAGCATCGGAAACTAATCGATTGATTGCGTTCAGTCTGGCGACTCCGACTGCGTTTCGTCAGGGTAAATTTGATTCTGTTTTGCCGACAAGAGAATGCGTTTTCAACAGTCTCCTCAGTCGCTGGAACAAGTACAGCGGGATTGAATTTTTACCGCTGGTACTAGATTCAGTTTTTTCGAGCTTTATCAATATTAAGACTGAAGCTTTGACCAATTATCATAGCAATTTTGTCGGGATTGTTGGGGAGGTTAGTTATCGGATTTTAGGAGATGTGAAGCCGTCAGCGATTAAACAAATTAATGCTTTAGCTGATTATGCTTTGTACTGCGGAGTGGGAAGAAAAACGCCGATGGGTATGGGTATGACGCGGCGGATTTTTATTAAATAA